From a region of the Leptospira venezuelensis genome:
- a CDS encoding sensor histidine kinase, whose amino-acid sequence MRPFVFHLLVLLVFMGCSQKTEVYSPQAKDGILDLRNWDRDRFSTVSLDGDWEFADGVIAPESFAKDGFIPVPGSWNSFTKNGKIHEGEGVGTYKLKVLLDKPVKDLSFQIGDISTAFKLFLNGKLLIENGKVGNSRSEMIPSYKHPIVLINEETKELELTLQISNFYHITGGLRKSIKLGNTLAVFEEKKRQIALGWVVFGATFFMGLYHLILFLMRRVDKSALWFGLFCIDLSVRGFFTGSVFIYEVTPDSFWVFIHKLDILTFVLALPLFSVFLKAVFPDEKFHYYFNNIFIIVSLAFFILVLALPSTEYMNYIRIFQGFVGVSIIYFFIMIALCIFRRREGAILFAVGSLILFLTTLNDILNQSLIIKAEYLASWGLLAFLFSQTVMLSIRFSNAFVRLEELQKSLEQKVTERTKQLAEAKHLAEEANSLKDTFLSLVTHDLRSPITTVIGILHLIRNDYKQLDDESLLEWIDRAEYTSSQSLEMIATLLDLNRLKSGSFPLDNSLIYVYPEVEGVLAKLLPQAEAKKIQIINQIPDDVKLNVDRTLFSEIFINLISNSIKFCKENDKISIGFSNEKNDPEFFVEDTGVGMPKDMIPNLFLTEIKSTRLGTKNESGTGLGLPLVYSIIKAYNGKISVESEEKKGSKFTFSIPRV is encoded by the coding sequence ATGAGGCCATTTGTCTTTCATTTACTAGTTCTCTTGGTTTTTATGGGATGTTCTCAGAAAACCGAGGTTTATTCTCCACAAGCAAAAGACGGAATTTTAGATCTTAGAAATTGGGATAGAGATCGGTTCTCTACAGTTTCTTTAGACGGAGATTGGGAATTTGCAGATGGAGTTATAGCTCCTGAATCCTTTGCAAAAGATGGATTCATCCCTGTTCCTGGTTCCTGGAACTCATTTACAAAAAACGGCAAAATACATGAGGGAGAAGGTGTAGGCACTTACAAACTCAAAGTTTTACTGGATAAGCCAGTAAAAGATCTATCTTTCCAAATTGGAGATATATCAACAGCATTCAAACTTTTCCTAAATGGAAAGCTGCTCATCGAAAATGGAAAAGTTGGAAATTCGAGATCAGAAATGATCCCCTCTTATAAACATCCAATAGTTCTAATAAATGAAGAAACAAAAGAGTTAGAACTCACGTTACAAATATCAAATTTTTATCATATAACCGGCGGGCTTCGCAAATCCATTAAACTTGGAAATACATTAGCAGTATTCGAAGAGAAGAAGAGACAGATCGCGCTTGGATGGGTAGTCTTTGGCGCAACATTTTTCATGGGCCTTTATCATTTAATCTTATTTTTAATGAGAAGAGTGGATAAATCTGCACTTTGGTTCGGATTGTTCTGTATTGATCTAAGTGTCAGAGGATTTTTCACTGGATCAGTTTTTATATACGAAGTTACACCAGATTCTTTCTGGGTCTTTATCCACAAACTGGATATTTTGACTTTCGTTTTAGCTCTCCCCCTATTTTCCGTTTTTCTAAAAGCAGTATTTCCTGATGAAAAGTTCCACTATTATTTTAATAATATATTCATAATTGTTAGCCTGGCATTTTTTATCTTAGTTCTTGCACTTCCTTCCACGGAATACATGAACTATATTAGGATATTCCAAGGTTTCGTAGGAGTAAGCATAATTTATTTTTTTATAATGATTGCACTCTGTATTTTTAGAAGGAGAGAAGGTGCCATTTTATTCGCAGTTGGTTCCTTGATCTTGTTCCTAACCACATTAAACGATATTTTAAACCAAAGTTTGATCATAAAGGCTGAATATTTAGCAAGCTGGGGGCTTCTCGCATTCTTATTTTCTCAAACAGTAATGTTATCCATCAGATTTTCAAATGCATTCGTAAGATTAGAAGAACTACAAAAATCTCTGGAACAAAAAGTAACAGAAAGAACTAAACAATTAGCTGAAGCAAAACATCTCGCAGAAGAAGCAAACTCACTTAAGGACACATTCTTATCCTTAGTGACACACGATCTAAGATCACCTATCACAACAGTGATAGGTATCCTGCATTTGATTCGAAACGACTACAAACAATTGGATGATGAATCCCTATTAGAATGGATCGATAGAGCAGAATATACTTCTTCTCAGTCTTTAGAAATGATCGCGACACTTTTAGATCTTAACAGACTTAAATCCGGTTCTTTTCCCTTAGATAATAGTTTGATTTATGTATATCCAGAAGTAGAAGGAGTATTAGCAAAACTTCTTCCTCAAGCAGAAGCAAAAAAGATCCAGATCATAAATCAGATCCCAGACGATGTAAAATTAAACGTAGATCGAACCCTATTTTCCGAAATCTTTATAAACTTAATTTCGAATTCCATAAAGTTCTGCAAAGAGAATGATAAGATTAGTATAGGATTTTCTAATGAGAAGAATGATCCGGAATTTTTCGTTGAAGACACTGGGGTCGGTATGCCAAAAGATATGATCCCAAATCTATTCTTAACAGAAATCAAATCCACTCGATTAGGAACTAAAAACGAATCGGGAACAGGTTTAGGCCTGCCTTTAGTTTATAGCATCATAAAAGCATATAATGGAAAAATTTCGGTCGAATCTGAAGAGAAAAAAGGAAGCAAATTTACTTTTAGCATTCCTAGAGTTTAG
- a CDS encoding NAD-dependent epimerase/dehydratase family protein has protein sequence MNLFITGASGFVGGAIARHLKEKHKVKVLSRSAKTDSALAKQGFEIVSGSLESINAQDLAGIDIVIHCAAFVGPWGSYQDFWKGNVEGTTRLLEASQKAGVKRFIHMGTEAALFHGQDMVQIDETYPYPKQTPYYYSRSKGEAERRVVSANRPGFETIALRPRLVWGPGDTSVLPVLKKMVSEGKFMWLDGGRAKTSVTCIPNLVHATELALTKGVPGQIYFITDDEDKTVKTFLTEMMQTQGIELPQASIPSALAGFLAMIVEGIWRIFGIRKEPPMMRFPVDIMGKECTIRIDKAKKELGYKPVVNVAQGLQLMKG, from the coding sequence ATGAATTTATTCATCACTGGGGCTTCCGGATTTGTAGGCGGAGCGATCGCTCGTCATCTAAAAGAGAAACATAAGGTAAAAGTATTGTCCAGATCTGCTAAGACGGACTCTGCCTTAGCGAAGCAAGGTTTTGAAATAGTGAGTGGAAGTTTAGAGTCCATTAACGCACAAGACTTAGCCGGAATAGATATCGTAATACATTGTGCTGCGTTTGTTGGTCCATGGGGCAGTTACCAAGATTTTTGGAAAGGAAACGTAGAAGGAACAACTCGGCTATTGGAAGCTTCTCAAAAAGCTGGAGTTAAACGATTTATACATATGGGAACAGAGGCAGCTCTATTTCACGGACAGGATATGGTCCAAATAGATGAGACTTATCCTTATCCTAAACAAACTCCTTACTATTATAGCCGCAGCAAAGGAGAAGCAGAGAGAAGGGTGGTTTCCGCTAATCGTCCTGGTTTTGAAACAATTGCATTGAGACCAAGACTAGTTTGGGGCCCGGGAGATACTTCCGTTCTTCCTGTACTCAAAAAGATGGTGTCAGAAGGAAAATTTATGTGGTTAGATGGAGGAAGAGCAAAAACTTCGGTGACCTGCATTCCAAATTTAGTTCATGCAACCGAACTCGCTTTAACCAAGGGTGTACCAGGTCAAATATACTTCATCACCGATGATGAAGATAAAACGGTTAAAACATTTCTAACGGAGATGATGCAAACTCAAGGGATTGAACTTCCCCAAGCATCAATTCCTTCTGCACTTGCTGGATTTTTAGCAATGATTGTGGAAGGCATCTGGAGAATATTCGGAATTCGTAAAGAACCTCCAATGATGAGATTCCCGGTGGATATTATGGGAAAAGAATGTACGATCCGTATCGATAAGGCTAAAAAAGAATTAGGATATAAACCTGTGGTTAACGTAGCGCAAGGTTTACAATTAATGAAAGGTTAA
- a CDS encoding LA_2444/LA_4059 family outer membrane protein, with amino-acid sequence MDLFQKYNIFILLNLFLISNLQASEEIQKNGTSEKKKQKFELLLKRQTYSFVPYNFTSYSEKTTPNESIETSHLQQNQKVLVPAVFSYENYEKNYRAEISYYEVELVNPNSNVIRSNPSGISAERFYYSPLARSEFEANFYKIISPTQNWNLYLGGGLRNINKYTYGKYMLDGAFQEYFYTYGPQVSIQSSYQFMENFSANLSLDVFYTEGTRFFKTPILSPDTLVFTNGSAGTKGIFRGYESEISLQYKFHENMKFHLGYNQIYSYFSYLHFDQLNLSYNISSPSSISISNGSKSGNYEILRGFFLGFSVFF; translated from the coding sequence ATGGATCTTTTTCAAAAATATAATATTTTTATTCTATTAAATCTATTCTTAATTTCGAATTTGCAGGCTTCAGAAGAAATTCAAAAAAACGGAACTTCTGAAAAGAAAAAACAAAAATTCGAATTATTATTAAAAAGACAAACTTATAGTTTTGTTCCCTATAATTTTACTTCTTACTCCGAAAAAACGACTCCTAATGAATCCATAGAAACAAGCCATCTGCAACAAAACCAAAAAGTATTAGTCCCTGCAGTATTCAGTTATGAAAATTACGAAAAAAATTATAGAGCTGAGATCTCTTATTATGAGGTGGAATTGGTAAATCCGAATTCAAACGTGATCCGGTCCAACCCAAGCGGCATATCAGCGGAAAGATTTTATTATTCCCCTTTGGCAAGATCAGAGTTTGAAGCAAATTTTTATAAGATCATTTCCCCGACACAAAACTGGAATTTATATTTAGGTGGAGGACTTCGTAATATCAATAAGTACACCTACGGCAAATACATGTTAGACGGTGCTTTCCAGGAATATTTTTATACCTATGGACCTCAGGTTTCTATCCAATCTTCCTACCAATTTATGGAGAATTTTTCCGCCAATCTAAGTCTGGATGTTTTTTATACAGAAGGAACCAGATTTTTTAAGACCCCAATTCTTTCTCCGGATACTCTGGTTTTTACAAATGGAAGCGCTGGAACCAAAGGGATTTTTAGAGGTTACGAGTCCGAAATTTCTCTCCAATATAAATTTCATGAGAACATGAAATTTCATTTGGGGTACAACCAAATATATTCTTACTTTAGTTATCTACACTTTGATCAATTGAACCTGAGCTATAATATATCTTCGCCTTCTTCGATCTCGATCAGCAACGGATCAAAATCAGGAAACTATGAGATTTTAAGAGGATTCTTCTTAGGGTTTTCAGTCTTTTTTTAA